One window of Papaver somniferum cultivar HN1 chromosome 9, ASM357369v1, whole genome shotgun sequence genomic DNA carries:
- the LOC113308040 gene encoding uncharacterized protein At2g38710-like — protein sequence MVSANQEMAVYCFDTLIAHYNNEPVPPPAFEDGEHPLFVTWKKAVNGGEPRLRGCIGTLEARAIVNGFKDYALTSALRDRRFSPIPAKELPFLECTVSILTSYETADHYLDWELEKHGMIIEFTDPDHNVTRSATYLPEIALHEGWTKVEAIDSLMRKAGYNGRITESLRKQIHLTRYQSTLYTMSYSEYVAYVKRTRGEAPVVAGSKSNNR from the exons atggtgtctGCAAATCAAGAAATGGCGGTTTACTGCTTTGATACCCTTATTGCTCACTACAATAATGAGCCAGTCCCTCCACCAGCTTTTGAAGATGGTGAACA CCCGTTGTTTGTCACATGGAAGAAAGCGGTGAACGGCGGGGAGCCTCGTTTGCGTGGATGTATTGGAACTTTAGAAGCTCGTGCTATAGTAAATGGGTTCAAGGACTATGCATTGACAAG TGCTCTGAGAGACCGTCGTTTCTCCCCTATCCCAGCAAAAGAGTTACCTTTTCTGGAATGCACGGTTTCCATTTTGACGAGTTATGAAACTGCTGACCATTACCTTGACTGGGAG CTTGAAAAGCATGGTATGATTATTGAGTTTACTGATCCTGATCATAACGTAACACGAAGTGCGACATACTTGCCTGAAATAGCATTACACGAAG GTTGGACGAAAGTTGAGGCAATCGACTCGTTAATGCGCAAAGCTGGCTACAATGGCAGGATTACAGAATCACTTCGGAAGCAAATTCACCTTACTCGTTACCAGAGCACACTTTACACGATGTCATATAGTGAATACGTTGCATATGTCAAAAGAACTAGGGGGGaagcccctgttgttgctggttCAAAATCTAACAACCGTTAA